The following proteins are co-located in the Theropithecus gelada isolate Dixy chromosome 19, Tgel_1.0, whole genome shotgun sequence genome:
- the TRAPPC5 gene encoding trafficking protein particle complex subunit 5 → MEARFTRGKSALLERALARPRTEVSLSAFALLFSELVQHCQSRVFSVAELQARLAALGRQVGARVLDALVAREKGARRETKVLGALLFVKGAVWKALFGKEADKLEQANDDARTFYIIEREPLINTYISVPKENSTLNCASFTAGIVEAVLTHSGFPAKVTAHWHKGTTLMIKFEEAVIARDRALEGR, encoded by the coding sequence atGGAGGCGCGCTTTACGCGCGGGAAGTCGGCGCTGCTGGAGCGCGCGCTGGCGCGGCCGCGCACGGAGGTGAGCCTGAGCGCCTTCGCACTGCTGTTCTCTGAGCTGGTGCAGCACTGCCAGAGCCGCGTCTTCTCCGTGGCGGAGCTGCAGGCGCGCCTGGCCGCGCTGGGCCGCCAAGTGGGCGCGCGCGTGCTGGATGCGCTGGTGGCGCGCGAAAAGGGTGCCCGGCGTGAGACCAAGGTGCTGGGCGCGTTGCTCTTCGTCAAAGGTGCAGTGTGGAAGGCGCTCTTCGGCAAGGAGGCGGACAAGCTGGAGCAGGCCAACGATGACGCGCGTACCTTCTATATCATCGAGCGCGAGCCGCTCATCAACACCTACATCTCCGTGCCCAAGGAGAACAGCACGCTCAACTGCGCCAGCTTCACGGCGGGCATCGTGGAGGCGGTGCTCACACACAGCGGCTTCCCTGCCAAGGTCACAGCGCACTGGCACAAGGGCACCACGCTCATGATCAAGTTCGAGGAGGCGGTCATCGCTCGAGACCGGGCCCTGGAGGGCCGCTGA
- the RETN gene encoding resistin, whose amino-acid sequence MKALCLLLLPVLGLLVSSQTLCSMEEAVNEKIQEGASSLVFRAIRSIGLECQSVTSRGDLATCPRGFAVTSCTCGSACGSWDVRAETTCHCQCAGMDWTGARCCRLQP is encoded by the exons ATGAAAgctctctgtctcctcctcctgcctgtcCTGGGGCTGCTGGTGTCTAGCCAGACCCTGTGCTCCATGGAAGAAGCCGTCAATGAGAAGATTCAGGAGGGCGCCAGCTCCCTAG TATTTAGGGCAATAAGGAGCATTGGCCTGGAGTGCCAGAGCGTCACCTCCAGGGGGGACCTGGCTACTTGCCCCCGAG GCTTCGCCGTCACCAGTTGCACTTGTGGCTCCGCCTGTGGCTCGTGGGATGTGCGCGCGGAGACCACATGTCACTGCCAGTGCGCGGGCATGGACTGGACCGGAGCGCGCTGCTGTCGTCTGCAGCCCTGA
- the MCEMP1 gene encoding mast cell-expressed membrane protein 1 produces the protein MEVEEIYKHQEVKMQAPAFKDKKRGISAKNQDAHDPDYENITLAFRNQDHAKGGHSRPTSQVPAQGRPPSDSTQVPRWLYRAILSLYILLALAFVLCIILSAFIMMKNAEMSKQLLGFKTELWNVSNSMQACEERQSEVWKSVQGNITMVRSKVEKLEMQLADIRKVDMKVQKILELLQTKPQSPPQ, from the exons ATGGAAGTGGAGGAAATCTACAAGCACCAGGAAGTCAAGATGCAAGCACCAGCCTTCAAGGACAAGAAACGGGGGATCTCCGCCAAGAATCAAG ATGCCCATGACCCAGACTATGAGAATATCACCTTGGCCTTCAGAAACCAGGACCATGCGAAGGGTGGTCATTCACGACCCACGAGTCAAG TCCCAGCCCAGGGCAGGCCACCCTCAGACTCCACCCAGGTCCCCCGCTGGTTGTACAGAGCCATCCTGAGCCTGTACATCCTCCTGGCCCTGGCCTTTGTCCTCTGCATCATCCTGTCGGCCTTCATCATGATGAAGA ATGCTGAGATGTCCAAGCAGCTGCTGGGCTTTAAAACGGAGCTTTGGAACG TCTCAAACTCCATGCAAGCATGcgaagagagacagagtgaagtCTGGAAATCTGTTCAGGGGAACATCACCATGGTCAGGAGCAAGGTGGAGAAATTAGAGATGCAATTAGCAG ACATAAGAAAAGTTGACATGAAGGTACAGAAAATCTTGGAGTTGCTGCAGACGAAGCCAC AGTCCCCACCTCAATAA